The Setaria viridis chromosome 2, Setaria_viridis_v4.0, whole genome shotgun sequence DNA window CTGCACAAAGAAGAATATCCATATGGAGACTGTCTCCTCAAGAAGATACTGGAAAGAATGAACAGTGATCTGTGTTATGGCATTATATGggtgtgtttgtttctttaggagctcctaaaatttctatcacatcgaatgacgaatctattaagcctaattagtccatgatttgatttaagcctaattagtccatgatttgataatgtgatgctacagtaaacatgtgctaatgatggattaattaggcttaatagattcgtctcgcgaattagtctccatttatgtaattagttttataattagctcatattcagtcctcttaattagcatccgaatattcgatgtgacatgaattttagtcaggactaaagatccaaacaccccctatgtCTCTAAGTGAAGACTCAAGGAAGAGCTGCAAGAttaagaatatatatatatatatatatatatatatatatattaacaaCTGTACATGACTTGTTCAAGTCATGTGAAAGGTCAGTCCAACTCCCGCGATGTTTGGCATTTGGGATTCATTTCACCTCTGCCTCATTGTTCTCCCTCGTGATCGATAAATGGAAGTACCAACTGTCAATTGATCAAATTAAGTAGGGACCTGATAGAGCACTAGTTCAGTTTTCAACATAACAAAAGGCACACTCTGCACCTCCCTCCCCCACGGCAGTACCTTCTTGCAAATGTTAGTGTTGCCACTGTCATCACTCACCAGCTTCAGGAGAAATAACCACGATGAACATACCCTTTTATGATCAACATGTACTCGTAACTTGTTTGTTCCTCCTACTTGTGAGTCTATCCAGCattccaaacaggccctgagTCACTAATTTAAGCTGTACCAGTCACAATGGTCATAATTTAAGATGCCAAGTGTTTGGCACAATTGCATACTATATAGGCGAGACCTGACAGGTTCTTGAGATTGAGTGCAAGGTTGACAAGGAAAAGGCAGGGTCAGAACTTTAAGTTACTTTAGCTACATCTAAACTGCTGTGTACAAGTGAGTCAACCATGTTGTGATTTATGACACCTCTCTAAAAGGAATGTACTGCTTCAGTTTGTTATTGTACAGACTGCAGAATACATTGTATCTGCATTTTATTTCTACTTTATTTACTGTGCTCTTTGCTCAGATAATGAAATTGCTTGCTTTAATATATCATAATCAGTTTTGCTGTACTTGTATGAAGACTGAAGAGAATCGttttaaaaagttttttctagCATGGGAATATGGGACCTCTGAACCAGGACTGACTGAAGTCAAGCAGAGCCATTTGTTCAGCTTACAGCAAACAAGTAGCATACAGATATTTCCAATCTACAGTCTCCAATTTCCCATGTATCCTGGCAGCCAGCAGGGAGGAATCGACAAGATGGCCATGGCGGCTGGACCGTGCGTATCCGTCTCCTTCCTGAGCGCAGCAGCCTGCAGCGGCAGTCGCCATCTCAGCTGGCCGCGGCCGCATTCGCAGCACACCGGTGACGCCGCGGCAGCCTCCTCTGGGGCGCGcgcattccaaattgtagatcgttttgacttttctaagtgcatagacattattatgcatctagatatagtatatatgtctagatgcaaaataatatctataaacttagaaaagtcaaaataacctacaatttggaacggagagagtatcgATCCAAGAGGTGACCTCGACCATCTTCAATTCTTTATTACCTGCACTAGCACTGGTCAAACAAATGCAACACCTACACTCATCAAACCCAATCAGAGTGAGGCAAACCATGGAGCCGTCAGTAGTCGTGCGTAGTTGTTAAGTTTCCCAATTACTTTCTGTCAGCATTCTCCTTTTATGATTGATTGAACACATTTCAGATTCTACAATGTTGGGCAACGAACACTTGGAAAGTCAGCAGGTGCTGAATCCTAGTGCTGTCAACCAATTGCACTGCACAGTACAGTATATGTAGATGCTTGAAATCAGAGCAAAGCATCATATTGAATCGACATCATAAAGGAAAAATGCCAGCTTCGACACCCACATTCTGAGGCTGCAGGATGGAGGAAAGGCAATGCCACACAATTCAATAGATGTCATGAAAATCAATGCCTCAGCAGCGTGCATTATTCGATCTGTTAATACTAAAACACTTTGCACATGACTGACTAGGTAGTAGTGCACGACTATAGTTACACCAGGTTTATCTCTTGTGATCGTGACACCCTATCAAGAATAAACGTTCAGATATCCTTCTGGTTCTGCATAAGCGTGATCCTGAAGAAACCGACTTTATATATGTTTCATAGAACACTTCCTCTTCACAGCTCTAGACGTGTACATGAGTACATGGATAACAACAATAATCTGCAAGTAGATGGATCAAAAGGTAAATTTATCTGGGAATCTCAGCAGATGCTATGAACTCTTGCTCCAAACTGTAGCATGTTCGGCTATGAACCGAAGGAGTACCACCACCATTAGCTCTTGAATATATGAACGGCTGTATCTCTTGATTGTTTCCTCGAGCAACTTGGCATAATGAATTCAACCTTTCCATTCGCAAGTTGTGCAATGTTATCTCCACTTGCTTCATGGTCGGTCTCTCTTCCCCTCGAAGTTTCAAGCACATCTCAGCGAGGGATGCAATACTTTTAATCTCTTGTTCAGTTGCTTCTTCGCGGATATGAGCATCTACTATTTCTGTGATTGGCCTTGACTTCAATTCTGACAGAAAGTAATTGAACAAGTTCTGCTTTGACCCAAACTCATCCGTAAAAATGGGCTCCTTTCTTAGGAGCAGTTCAAGAAGCACCATACCAAAGCTATACACGTCACTCTTTTCATTTAGCTGTGTAGTTTGGTAGTATTCAGGATCTATATAACCAAATGTACCTTGTACCTTTGTATCAATGTGAGATTGATCAATAGGAACCAACCTTGAAGCTCCAAAGTCTGAAACTTTTGCAGTGTAATTTGCATCAAGTAGTATATTAGATGACTTGACATCACGATGAAAGACTGATACTGCAGCCGCAGAGTGAAGATAGCAAAGTGCACCTGCAGCTTCGCATGCAATTCTCATGCAGTCATCCCAAGACAATGTGAAATTGCTATCTGAAGCAGAATGAAGAGCTTGAAATAATGAACCATTTGGAATAAAGTCATATACCAGTAAAGGTACCTCTGTTTCAAGGCAACATCCAAAAAGTTTTACGATATTTCGATGGTTTATCTGTGAAAGAATGGCAACCTCATTGATGAATTGCTTGATCTCACTTTGTTGGATGATTACTGATTTTTTTATGGCCACCACACGTTGATCAGATAAGATTCCTTTGTACACCATACCGTGGCCACCACGACCCAGGATACGTGTGTGGTCAAAATTGTTTGTGCTTTTCTCTAGCTCTTCCAATGAGAAGATCTTTGTCATGTCCTTAGCATTTTCATCCGATGATATCAATTGTTCTAGTAGAAGGCCTTGGTTGTCTTGGAAATGCTTCTTGCGCAGTCGCTTTTGGACGTCTCTTCTCCATTTACGGACAAGAAATATTGCACTCAAGGTAAGTAGTAGAATTGCTATGCCAGCACTAAGGCCCATGACAATGCCTGTAGCAGACAATTATTCTCCTcagcatttttcttctttttgccaTATTCATTGCAACATTTAACAGGGTTAGAAACTCACGTACCAAGCACGAAAACTCGGTATCTTTTGACCTTAATGCACTGCATTGTTGCAGTATCATACTTTGTTTTGTCGGGGCACTCGGTGCAATGGTAGCTTCCCACAGTGTTATTGCATAATAGCTCTTTGCAGATTCCAGGTGTAGTTTTGCACTCGTCAATATCTGCAACAACATTATATAGAGCGTGATGAGAATTACACAAAAACATAATGTTGTGCTATGTATACGTATGTATCTTAATGTGGCTTAAGAGAACCTTGGCAACCGTTTGGGACATAGGGATTTCCATGAAAGCCATGCATGCACTGGCACCGATAACCATTGTATTTCCATTGTTCTTGTACATATACCTTATAGGTTGAGTCGTTGCAATCCAAGCACATACTGTTGACGCTAACACATCCATATGCAGACGCATTCTTCTGCGCCTGCAGGCAGCTAAGATTGTCGATGGTCCAGTGCAAAGATTCGGAAGTCATAAAGTTACTGTAGACACGACGGTCCGGTTCAGCGACTCGGATGTCAGAATCTAGCAATTTAATGTCAATGATCCCTCCCTCAATATCGATGTGTGACACTTGAAAATTCGTATCAAGCTGTAGTGTAGAGGTTGCTATGTCTGTGCAGTTGAGACGAAACTCGGTCCTTGCTGAACAACTTTCTTCTAAGCCGAATGGAAAGGGGACGTTGATGTCTCCACATGATCGACTACAATTCACCTTCCGTGGAACAGGATTGTAGTAGTACGCTGTTGTTAGTCCCAAATTAACAGAATCATCGTCAACAAACAAAGAAATATGGCGTCAAATTTTACTGCACCAATCATTAtttatatagatagatagatagataccGGAGGAAGGCATGTGAAATTACCTGGATCGACATGGGAGCAGCCATCCAGTATGTATGGGTTGCCAGCATATTCTGGCTCACACCGGCACGTGTACCAGTCAATGTTCTCATCTGCTGATTCGTTTTCGCAGCTGCTATTGTTACTAACACATGCATAATTGTTATCGTTACGCAATTCATCGCTGCACGCTGGATGGTCAGCATGAACAGACCAGGCAAGCAACACGTATCTAGAAATTACGCTGATTTCTCTGTACTTGGGGAAGCTTCCGTTAGTATGCCGGACAAACTGAAGCTGCATGATGTTAGTGCCGGTAAGAGTTTTAACGCAGCATCCGATACCATTACATCCCACCGAGGTAACGTTGGGGAACGTTTCGCCAGGGCATGTAAGTGTACATGTATACGCTGAATCATCGCTGAGGTATACATCAAAGCCGCAGCCCTTGATTACTACTTCTAAGCTGAAATATCTAATTATGCTTGGTGCTTTCCATGACACGTTATACACATCCACGCCAGATGTAACATGGATATCACGTCTGAAGAAAGTAGAGATATCTGCTGGCAAAATTAACAAAGTTATTACAGAAGGAATAAATTGGATCGACTTGTTCAGAAGATATCATCAAAGATGGATATTCTATATTTCGATTCAACAAGGTGACGATAGCTTTTGGTGTTGGCTAAGTGATTGAATCTTCGCCTTGGAATAAAAGAAATCAGTACTTGTCCTATCATACCTTCTTCGTGTATACAAAGTAGTAGACTTGACTAACTCAATTCTCAGGAAATCGCGAATCAGACCTCAACAAGAGAAACACAAGgaccctccttttctttttgtttccaaTTCACTACCAAGCAAGTTCGAACGAATTGACTATTCATGTGATAAATTCTTTGAGTACCTCGAAGAAAAATCCGATGTACGGCTACCTTGATCAATGATGTCTGTGAGAACTGCCGTGTCATTGTCGCTGAGGTAGAGCCCTCCTCCTGTGGTGCAAATGAGCTCAAACTCAGGGCTCCGGAAGCAGCCAACACCAATGCCGAATGGGTAGTCAAAGGTTATTCCGCCACAGCTCTTCGGACAGCTAGCCATAGAGGCAGCAGAGGGAACAATAGTAGTGCTGCTATTGCGGTTATCGTGGTTGGCAAGGATGGCGCCATTGACTGTCGGAGCTCCGACGCAGGCAACATGAAATAATAGACCAGCCAGCAGCGCGTCAAGGACACCCATCCTCGCCAAAGTGAAGCACTTGTTGCTACCTCTAATCTGCAGGAGGAATTTGTGATGATGAATATATTTGTGATGTCTGATATTTGAAGGTAGTGCAGCTAGGATATAAAAGGACGTGTCTTAAGTCAAACTGTAAATCTGCCTTTTAAATTTGTAAAAAGCTTTAACTCATTGGCGGGTGTCTTTCTGCCACTAATTCATTTTCCCCCTATTTACACGAGAGGGGCTCCCCAGGCCAAGCACAACACCCATTGCGTCCAAATCTTACTCAGATACTCCCTCCAACCCAAGAAAAATAGAATTCTAGTTTTATTGTAAGTCAAACTATCTTaaatttgactaaatttataaacAAAATATGCATAATCTGAGAATAtatgaatctaatgatacttatttgaCATCACAAATGTTCATACTCTtctctataaacttggtcaaacctAAAATCTGACTTATAGGACAAAATATAGAATTGCATTCCTTTAATCATGCATGTATATCATTTGATCAATGCTACATCTAAGTTGGACAAGAACCTCAGATTACTATGTGTAGCTCTCATGTTCCAGTTTTTAGATTTTGCGATTATAATTTAAGAATTCGTAATATGTTCAAGACTGGTCATTAATGAGATATGAGGGTTAAGCACCGGCACCGACAAGGATTCCTGCAATAGTGCATGCAACATTGCCCAACCTCATGCTCCCTCAGCATAGGTGTGTGGTCGTGGAAGTCGCCTCCGGACCGCTATGGCTTGCATCGTGGTGTTGGGGATGGGTACGGGCATAATTAGGATTAGGGTGAAAGGAAGGTGGGTTGTTCTAGTGTGTGGGATCTGAAATATAAGGGATCATGGCTATACACATGGACAAGTGAAATCGTATTTGTGCTAAGTACTAATCCTAATTAAAATACAAGTAACAATAAAAAGAACATGCAGGAGAATTGGGTataatatattaagaagaagaaaggatgtATATAGAACCCTAACAGACTTACACAGGTTTTATAGACAGCCTGATAATTAAAATACAAGTGAGATTGGTATCCAGGTACTTAGATTACTATTGTTTCAAAAATAAACTAGGGTATAGTGGTCTAATTAAGCAGAAGTGCACTGATATACAGAAAGTAGAGCATCAGCAAAGTAGCAAGGGAATTGAGGAGGTAAACTAACCATCGCAAAGCTCCGTCCTGCAGATCGAAGCAGAGAGCACACACCAATATATGCGCTATACTGCCTACTGGAGATGGCTGTTTTACACACGAATTTAAGACATTCAATATGACACTTTGATTTGGCTAGCTGGGCGCATGTACGTTAAATTATGGGAAAGTAATTAAAAGCACATCCACAGTTCACTATCATGCGATGGAGGAGCAAAGGTGCACAtgcttttttatatttttataaaaaagttCAAAGGTTTGCGCCTCGCTTTCGGCGCATGCTTTTGATCTAATTATACTTTGTCGATCTAGTTTAATTCGGGGCTTGTTAATAAGGCCCGATTGGATCCCTGTGTCCCTACCATATATATTGCACACTTCAACTTTTAGGAATCCAGTCAGGCAGATTGCACGATCTACTCCGTCATATTGTTGCACATTTAGGGGGTGGTTGGCTCCCACATGCTAAAGTacagcacctatcacatcgaatgtttggatattaattaggagtattaaacatatgctaattacaaaactaattgcacaggtggagtctaattcacgagacgaatctattaagcctaattagtccatgatttgacaatgtggtgctacagtaaccatttgttaatgatggattaattagccttaatagattcatctcgtgaattagcctagaggttctgcaattagttttatatttagctcatgtttagtcctcctaattagtatccaaacatccaatgtgacacgtgctaaagtttagcacctgctatccaaacaccccttaataaAGGTTGAGCATCTCTCTCACAAGGCAAGTTCTGCTAGCTAGGAGTAAAGTGGGCAAGCATGGGATCCAACAACCACCACTACAACTCTCTCTCAGGAAATCAAATAATATGCGCATCCAATTGACCAGTTCAGTCTCTGTCATTCGTtggtggaaaagtgagcattaaTCCTGGTTGGAGAGATGCATTggtctcgaaaatccaaccagAACTAATTTTTCGAGACTAAAGGCCTTCCTCTTTAATCCCGGGTATTTCACCTGGTagaccaaccggaactaaaaaggttcaaaaaataaaaaaaatgggccACACCCACCATCATGACCGCTCCTGCACCAGGCCCATCCGCGCCGCGCCAGGCCCtcacccgccggcgccgtggcaACGCAGATCCGCCCGCACTGGGTCGTCGCCTGCCAGCGCCGCATCGGGCAGCTCCGCGCGCGCTGGGCCATCTCGCGGGGAGggagctaggaggaggaggctaaggaggcggggagggagggagggagccgagggagaggaggaggcaggAAGGAAGGGACGGAGCAGAGAGGGAGGAGCGCTAGGAGGAcgggaagggagagggagcaAAGGGTGGAGCGAGTtgagggagagggagcagaTAAGAGAGAGCAAGAGGAGTCGGAGAGATAAAGCTAGGGTCATGAATTAGTCCCGGCTGGTGGCTCGtatcgggactaaaagggtcCTTTTAGCCTcgattggagccaccaaccaggactaattcattttatcccggctggtggctccaaccaggattaaaagctccacttttatcccggttggaatcacCAACCAAGATTAAAAGGGCTCCGACACAATACAGGAGTTAGATCCGGGACTAAATCTTCATTAGTCCTAGGCCCAAAAACGACTGGGACTAAAAACGCTGGATGGAAAGTCTACTAGTGATTGTTAAATTAACCTAAATAAAGTAACATTATATACACAAGTACACACTGCTTTCGGAACAATATCTATCCATCATTCTAAATTCCTCATCTCTCTCACCTGGGATCGCCAAAGAGCAAAGCAGCATGGATCCTGTAGCTACTACTGTAATAACCTGGTCAGTAGGATGGGTATGTTTGTGCATGACCAACACTTAGATCGGATCTGAAGTATGGTGGGAACTGGGAAATACCATCACTTGTCTAGCTAAGATGTTAGTGGGATGCACATCTAATTATCCATTTTACCTTTTTTCTAATATACCAAAAAACTAACTCatgacatgcatgcatgatatgTACCACCATGTAAGACTGTGTATACCAATGCAGAAGTGATGAACATATCGATTTCCATTCCAAATACAGTTTAATCAAAGGTTGAAATGCTCTCTAAGATCACATCACCACTGAGCAGCCCTGACTTCCTCAGCAATGTGCCGGAGGACACAATGGTTGTTGAAATGCTAAGCAAGTCACTCACAGTGGTGAGCAGGCTACTTATTACCAATCCTGGAGATGGGGACACAAGGCTGTGCCTGGAGCTTGCAAGTAACACGGAAGCTGTCAGCAATCTGATAAGTATTTTGGACAATGACAGCGAAGGTGCCCAACAATTGCATCAACAAGCCCTGGAGACTGATGTAGTTAGCCTTTAATGATTCTTTCAAGCTTATTTTCAAGGACTGCTACACATGCCACCAATAATACAGTGGAAAAGGCAACAATACTTTAGTTCAAGTTGAACAAGCAGACAGGGAAAACGCCACCAGAGACCAGACTGAGGGGAAAAGCAGAGGAAGctgcattgttttttttatttggtcTTATTTCCAGTTTCTAAGATGTCAGTTAAGTTCTCTTACTAATGTAGTGTAGAAATATTTTCTCCGTGCTCGGCAGTTCACACACATACAGTGGATCCAGTTCAACATCAGCATTATTTATGATCCAAATTATATATCATTCTAGCAAGATAATTTGTAACTGTTTGTTCGAGAAAGATAATTTGTAACTGTGATGCCATTTTTTTCTAGGCAATGTTGTCAGCAATATCCATCGTAGCTACTAAATGAAATTTGCATCCAATATTAGATATACATACATAATTATAAGGGGCCACTGTAATTTGTTCAAGTAATTCATTAACTCCTTTCAATAATTTATGTACAGAACAAAAGGCATCTTCCTTTGAAAATAGTGAAGCTTACCCTGCCAGATGGTTATAGCTATGAATCTATGATTCAAGTCAAACCCAGATGCATCCAACATTTCAAGGAACGTAATTTGAAGGAAGCAGTGTCCGACACATTGAAATCCATGTCAGAGGTAGATGAAAGCATGCTATTTGCTGGGAATGATCGTGAGGTGATCAAGCCAGCAAGGTCTCTCACTTCTCTAGTGGAAGAAGCACAGGACCTCCTAAACACAGCACAAGAACAGGGTAACTGATATCTCTGCCTGACGAAGGAGACATCTCTAAGTATGGGAAAAACAGGAGGTTGTGTTACCTGTTTGAATCTCTGAATGTGTTTGAGGTTCCACATCCCCTGGCAAAGCAGAGGGCAACTGAAGTCAAGCAGATGCCATTTGTTCAGGGCTCCGTACCTGACAGCAAACAAGTAAGCTAACTGCTACTCCTGCAATTCAGATATTCCCAATCTATGGCCTCCAATCTAATGTCCCTAAATTCCCATGTACCCTAGCGCAGATATGTCTATTCTCAGTTTGCAGCGGATGTTCCATCCGGAGCAACAGATGCTCCTTCAgtaaattgaaaagaaaaattcaagcAATCATCAGTGTATTCGACGAGATCAAATGGGATAAAAGAAATTAGAGGTGGAGCAAACTGCACCCTGACTGCCTTTCCCTCTCGCTCGCCCACAACCGGCGAGTAATCCTCTGACCCTGTCgccgctagccgccgccgccgccgctgcggacGGTCGTCCCGTCCGGGAAGCACGGAACCCCCAGCATCCAGCTTTCCCCTCCTCTTCGCTGAGCCAAAGAAGAAGGACCGGGGGCGGGGGCGCACGATCGAATCGCCTCCGGAGCAGCGAATAAGCCATGGCCCACGGGTGAGGCAGCGGAGCCGAGCCGGTCGCCGGAGTTCGGAGTGCGAGCTGTGGCCGACgagcgaggaggaagacgagagaGCGGCCACCCTGTCAGGAAATGGGACGCAAGCCACCGCGCTTGGCTATTCTTTTTTTAGTGGTTGTTCCCGGAACCGTGGTTCGCGCTCGCTGGGGCGCCTACCGCACTGGGCGCGACCCCGCCCTGCCTCGCCTCTCCGTGACTGCTCCACCAAGATCTGCAACCTTCTCTTC harbors:
- the LOC117843018 gene encoding wall-associated receptor kinase-like 8 isoform X1, translating into MIRGSNKCFTLARMGVLDALLAGLLFHVACVGAPTVNGAILANHDNRNSSTTIVPSAASMASCPKSCGGITFDYPFGIGVGCFRSPEFELICTTGGGLYLSDNDTAVLTDIIDQDISTFFRRDIHVTSGVDVYNVSWKAPSIIRYFSLEVVIKGCGFDVYLSDDSAYTCTLTCPGETFPNVTSVGCNGIGCCVKTLTGTNIMQLQFVRHTNGSFPKYREISVISRYVLLAWSVHADHPACSDELRNDNNYACVSNNSSCENESADENIDWYTCRCEPEYAGNPYILDGCSHVDPAYYYNPVPRKVNCSRSCGDINVPFPFGLEESCSARTEFRLNCTDIATSTLQLDTNFQVSHIDIEGGIIDIKLLDSDIRVAEPDRRVYSNFMTSESLHWTIDNLSCLQAQKNASAYGCVSVNSMCLDCNDSTYKVYVQEQWKYNGYRCQCMHGFHGNPYVPNGCQDIDECKTTPGICKELLCNNTVGSYHCTECPDKTKYDTATMQCIKVKRYRVFVLGIVMGLSAGIAILLLTLSAIFLVRKWRRDVQKRLRKKHFQDNQGLLLEQLISSDENAKDMTKIFSLEELEKSTNNFDHTRILGRGGHGMVYKGILSDQRVVAIKKSVIIQQSEIKQFINEVAILSQINHRNIVKLFGCCLETEVPLLVYDFIPNGSLFQALHSASDSNFTLSWDDCMRIACEAAGALCYLHSAAAVSVFHRDVKSSNILLDANYTAKVSDFGASRLVPIDQSHIDTKVQGTFGYIDPEYYQTTQLNEKSDVYSFGMVLLELLLRKEPIFTDEFGSKQNLFNYFLSELKSRPITEIVDAHIREEATEQEIKSIASLAEMCLKLRGEERPTMKQVEITLHNLRMERLNSLCQVARGNNQEIQPFIYSRANGGGTPSVHSRTCYSLEQEFIASAEIPR
- the LOC117843018 gene encoding wall-associated receptor kinase 5 isoform X2, with translation MTRQFSQTSLIKVAVHRIFLRDISTFFRRDIHVTSGVDVYNVSWKAPSIIRYFSLEVVIKGCGFDVYLSDDSAYTCTLTCPGETFPNVTSVGCNGIGCCVKTLTGTNIMQLQFVRHTNGSFPKYREISVISRYVLLAWSVHADHPACSDELRNDNNYACVSNNSSCENESADENIDWYTCRCEPEYAGNPYILDGCSHVDPAYYYNPVPRKVNCSRSCGDINVPFPFGLEESCSARTEFRLNCTDIATSTLQLDTNFQVSHIDIEGGIIDIKLLDSDIRVAEPDRRVYSNFMTSESLHWTIDNLSCLQAQKNASAYGCVSVNSMCLDCNDSTYKVYVQEQWKYNGYRCQCMHGFHGNPYVPNGCQDIDECKTTPGICKELLCNNTVGSYHCTECPDKTKYDTATMQCIKVKRYRVFVLGIVMGLSAGIAILLLTLSAIFLVRKWRRDVQKRLRKKHFQDNQGLLLEQLISSDENAKDMTKIFSLEELEKSTNNFDHTRILGRGGHGMVYKGILSDQRVVAIKKSVIIQQSEIKQFINEVAILSQINHRNIVKLFGCCLETEVPLLVYDFIPNGSLFQALHSASDSNFTLSWDDCMRIACEAAGALCYLHSAAAVSVFHRDVKSSNILLDANYTAKVSDFGASRLVPIDQSHIDTKVQGTFGYIDPEYYQTTQLNEKSDVYSFGMVLLELLLRKEPIFTDEFGSKQNLFNYFLSELKSRPITEIVDAHIREEATEQEIKSIASLAEMCLKLRGEERPTMKQVEITLHNLRMERLNSLCQVARGNNQEIQPFIYSRANGGGTPSVHSRTCYSLEQEFIASAEIPR